The Xenopus laevis strain J_2021 chromosome 5L, Xenopus_laevis_v10.1, whole genome shotgun sequence genome has a segment encoding these proteins:
- the ankef1.L gene encoding ankyrin repeat and EF-hand domain containing 1 L homeolog isoform X1, which yields MAEVEERLETLQIYKVLQCVLDQDKEQIEKLIRLGIQDLINSTEPRNGHGALHLAAAANNVDMCLFLLSLGAQPNIQDLKGCTPAMKATEHGHDLVLEVLAKAGADMSIVNNEGKGILFYCISATKRHSRCLQIALDYGADVNNCSIKGIPILLATCEQAHDCKAMCLKLLDMGADPNASNLKTGRTALMEAAREGALEVVRSILEKGGDVNAIDNERNHAVHFAAKGGFFELLKVLSAYKADMGIIAMDGNTALHHAASGGFAECCRFLGQRGCNPLWKNVKTFTPKELAKEGGFKAAMKEIGKITRLFKKYSKPSAQNPNPLWALTLHDWAFVHEALLREKFQLLDRGDGTIGKEEFASVLVETGAPIISEQLQDILGRHEKGRTGTLSPEEFLKGSKYLQKAFLLSSYGPKKKKSKKKGKKGKKGKPSLPMPICTMPSNFISRRDDGGPPKFLIPTFHNVTDLNRFDWDHPPQNPLTDDTGWYIDEPEKVYTHINVATKTGDMESLRKAFEDGVPLDVKDLFYKTPLMSACASGNLDVVKYLLEQGADANSTDNFLWTPLHHACHASQDAIAELLLKHGANIDALAFNQSTPLMRAVESGSLNCAHLLINSGAKVQIQNKKGETVLDVAKAFADYRLIDMIQAKLDSLPKPKEKKGKRKGNMEGKAKAAPKTQSPGPSESAQMKQEVIETKPTVPPKEKKSSIIHLNSMITAGETKKVDITFVPKSVWIAEPTTADRMKKREVRREIFSYEVDFDNFQMPFAKNLTEKPLTTAPSV from the exons ATGGCAGAGGTAGAAGAAAGACTAGAAACGTTACAGATCTATAAAGTTCTTCAGTGTGTTCTGGATCAAGACAAAGAGCAGATAGAGAAGCTGATCAGACTGGGAATACAAGATCTAATAAACTCCACTGAGCCCCGCAATGGACATGGAGCCCTACACTTGGCTGCTGCAGCAAATAACGTAGACATGTGTCTTTTCTTGCTCAGTTTAGGGGCGCAGCCCAATATACAGGACCTAAAAGGTTGCACCCCTGCTATGAAGGCTACAGAACATGGCCATGACCTGGTATTGGAAGTTCTAGCCAAAGCAGGAGCTGATATGTCTATTGTTAACAACGAAGGGAAAG GGATTCTCTTTTACTGTATTTCTGCCACTAAACGACATTCTCGGTGCCTACAGATTGCCCTGGACTACGGTGCTGATGTTAATAACTGTAGCATTAAAGGCATTCCCATTCTTCTCGCTACATGTGAGCAAGCGCACGACTGTAAAGCCATGTGCCTGAAATTGTTGGATATGGGGGCTGATCCTAATGCCAGTAACCTG AAAACCGGACGCACAGCTTTAATGGAAGCAGCAAGAGAAGGGGCCCTGGAGGTGGTTCGGAGCATCCTGGAGAAAGGAGGAGATGTTAATGCTATAGATAATGAGAGAAATCACGCTGTGCATTTTGCAGCCAAAGGGGGATTTTTTGAG TTATTAAAGGTCTTGTCCGCATACAAAGCAGACATGGGAATAATTGCAATGGACGGAAACACAGCACTTCACCATGCAGCAAGTGGGGGGTTTGCAGAGTGTTGCAGGTTCTTAGGACAGAGAG GCTGCAATCCTCTGTGGAAGAATGTAAAAACCTTTACTCCCAAAGAACTTGCCAAAGAAGGGGGGTTCAAAGCCGCAATGAAGGAAATAGGAAAAATAACacgtctttttaaaaaatattccaaacCCTCGGCACAAAATCCAAACCCACTATGGGCGCTTACTCTGCACGACTGGGCGTTTGTACATGAAGCACTCCTTCGGGAAAAGTTCCAGCTGTTGGACAGAGGTGATGGGACCATTGGGAAGGAAGAGTTTGCCTCTGTCCTTGTGGAGACAGGAGCTCCCATAATTTCTGAGCAGCTACAGGATATTCTGGGTCGTCACGAGAAAGGACGAACTGGGACTCTAAGTCCAGAGGAATTTTTGAAAGGTTCCAAGTATCTGCAAAAGGCATTTTTACTCTCTTCCTATGGACCCAAAAAGAAAAAGAGCAAGAAGAAAGGcaagaaagggaaaaaaggaaaaccatCTCTGCCCATGCCTATATGTACAATGCCAAGCAACTTCATTTCACGCCGCGATGATGGTGGACCTCCCAAATTTTTGATTCCAACTTTTCATAATGTCACCGACTTAAATCGTTTTGACTGGGATCATCCTCCCCAAAATCCTTTAACTGATGACACAGGCTGGTACATAGACGAGCCAGAGAAAGTGTACACCCACATAAATGTTGCCACCAAGACTGGAGATATGGAATCCCTGAGGAAAGCGTTTGAAGACGGTGTGCCTTTGGATGTCAAGGATTTGTTCTACAAAACTCCTCTGATGTCTGCTTGTGCTTCCGGCAACTTGGATGTTGTCAAATATCTGCTTGAACAAGG TGCTGATGCCAATTCCACGGATAATTTTCTGTGGACTCCTTTGCACCACGCCTGCCATGCCAGCCAAGATGCCATAGCCGAGCTGCTGCTGAAACACGGTGCCAACATTGATGCGCTGGCTTTCAACCAATCCACTCCATTAATGAGGGCTGTTGAAAGTGGGAGCTTGAACTgtgctcatttattaataaattccgGGGCAAAAGttcaaatacagaataaaaaag GTGAGACAGTTTTAGATGTTGCAAAGGCTTTCGCTGATTATCGGCTGATAGACATGATACAAGCCAAGTTGGACAGTTTGCCAAAACCAAAGGAGAAGAAGGGGAAGAGGAAAGGAAACATGGAAGGCAAAGCAAAAGCTGCACCCAAAACTCAGAGCCCAGGACCCAGTGAATCAGCACAAATGAAACAAGAG GTAATTGAAACTAAACCTACTGTTCCTCCAAAGGAGAAAAAGAGCAGCATCATTCATCTTAACAGCATGATCACGGCAGGAGAAACGAAAAAAGTCGATATTACCTTTGTACCCAAATCG GTCTGGATTGCAGAACCCACCACTGCAGATCGAATGAAAAAAAGAGAAGTGCGACGGGAGATCTTCTCTTATGAAGTGGACTTTGATAACTTCCAGATGCCTTTTGCCAAGAACCTCACTGAGAAACCTCTAACAACGGCTCCATCTGTATAA